One region of Anaeromyxobacter paludicola genomic DNA includes:
- a CDS encoding RtcB family protein, whose product MKLRRIDEDLWELPAEGGMKVPGRIYAAGPPAPDDPSLQQVANVAHLPGILRFSLAMPDYHWGYGFPIGGVAAVDPEIGAISPGGVGYDINCGVRVVTTALHEEELRPRLRQVVAQLFRDVPTGVGASRAIPALADDELDGVLAGGARWAAARGFAAAPDDPSRCEEGGRLPQADPAAVSDRARARGRDQLGTLGSGNHFLELDRVAEIYAPDAAAAFGLLPGAVAIQIHSGSRGLGYQVCDESLAALTPRMRDFGPDYAALPDPQLACAPVRSDAGRRYLAAMQAAANFAFANRQVMTGLAVRALCRSLGLSEGELGARVLYDVCHNVAKLETHAVDGAPREVLVHRKGATRAFGPGDPRVPAPYRAVGQPVLIPGDMGRYSYVLAGTDRAMRDTFGSSCHGAGRLLSRGQALKLARGRSIDRELAARGIEVLSRGRKTLGEEMSEAYKDVAQVVAVMHRAGLSRLVARLEPLGVIKG is encoded by the coding sequence ATGAAGCTCCGCCGGATCGACGAGGACCTCTGGGAGCTCCCGGCCGAGGGGGGCATGAAGGTGCCGGGCCGGATCTACGCCGCCGGCCCGCCCGCGCCCGACGACCCGTCGCTGCAGCAGGTGGCCAACGTGGCCCACCTGCCCGGGATCCTCCGCTTCTCCCTCGCCATGCCCGACTACCACTGGGGCTACGGCTTCCCCATCGGCGGCGTGGCGGCGGTCGATCCGGAAATCGGGGCCATCTCCCCCGGCGGCGTGGGCTACGACATCAACTGCGGCGTGCGGGTGGTCACGACGGCGCTGCACGAGGAGGAGCTCCGGCCGCGGCTCCGGCAGGTGGTGGCCCAGCTCTTCCGCGACGTCCCGACCGGCGTGGGCGCCTCGCGCGCCATCCCGGCGCTCGCGGACGACGAGCTGGACGGCGTCCTCGCAGGCGGCGCACGGTGGGCGGCGGCGCGCGGCTTCGCCGCGGCGCCGGACGATCCCTCGCGCTGCGAGGAGGGCGGCCGGCTCCCGCAGGCCGATCCGGCGGCGGTGAGCGACCGGGCCCGCGCTCGCGGCCGGGACCAGCTCGGCACGCTCGGCTCCGGCAACCACTTCCTCGAGCTCGACCGCGTGGCGGAGATCTACGCCCCGGACGCCGCGGCCGCGTTCGGGCTCCTGCCCGGCGCGGTGGCCATCCAGATCCACTCCGGCTCCCGCGGGCTCGGCTACCAGGTCTGCGACGAGTCCCTCGCCGCGCTCACGCCGCGGATGCGCGACTTCGGGCCGGACTACGCGGCGCTCCCCGACCCGCAGCTCGCCTGCGCCCCGGTGCGCTCCGACGCGGGGCGGCGCTACCTCGCCGCCATGCAGGCCGCCGCCAACTTCGCCTTCGCCAACCGGCAGGTGATGACCGGCCTCGCCGTCCGCGCCCTCTGCCGCTCGCTCGGGCTCTCCGAGGGCGAGCTCGGCGCCCGCGTGCTCTACGACGTCTGCCACAACGTGGCGAAGCTCGAGACCCACGCCGTGGACGGGGCGCCGCGCGAGGTGCTCGTCCACCGCAAGGGCGCCACCCGCGCCTTCGGCCCCGGCGATCCGCGCGTCCCCGCGCCCTACCGCGCGGTGGGCCAGCCGGTGCTCATCCCGGGGGACATGGGCCGGTACTCCTACGTGCTCGCCGGCACCGACCGCGCCATGCGCGACACCTTCGGGAGCTCCTGCCACGGGGCCGGGCGGCTGCTCTCCCGCGGCCAGGCGCTCAAGCTGGCGCGCGGGCGGTCCATCGACCGCGAGCTCGCCGCGCGAGGCATCGAGGTGCTGTCGCGCGGGCGGAAGACGCTCGGCGAGGAGATGAGCGAGGCCTACAAGGACGTGGCGCAGGTGGTGGCGGTCATGCACCGCGCCGGCCTCTCGCGGCTGGTGGCGCGGCTCGAGCCGCTCGGGGTGATCAAGGGCTGA
- a CDS encoding CsbD family protein produces MAIGDDDKAQGTWDKLKGKAKKVYGEIADDPAKKAEGSIDKAKGSFEEKKGDVKGRLADKLDDT; encoded by the coding sequence ATGGCCATCGGCGACGACGACAAGGCCCAGGGCACCTGGGACAAGCTGAAGGGGAAGGCGAAGAAGGTCTACGGCGAGATCGCCGACGACCCCGCGAAGAAGGCGGAGGGCTCGATCGACAAGGCGAAGGGGTCCTTCGAGGAGAAGAAGGGCGACGTGAAGGGCCGCCTCGCCGACAAGCTCGACGACACGTAG
- a CDS encoding thioredoxin domain-containing protein, whose protein sequence is MEPLPGAAPFPPELARRLEAALGAMGPSYGPRTHHLEADGRPRYANRLLLESSPYLLQHAHNPVSWRPWGDEAFEEARRSGRPVFLSVGYSTCHWCHVMEAESFEDLEVAEALNRDFVCVKVDREERPDVDAVYMTAVQALHGSGGWPMSVWLTADREPFFGGTYFPARDGDRPGARGFLSILRELGEVWRREPERVRRAQASLTAVVREALEAAPPPAPDLPGPALVERAVSACQRGFDPAHGGLRGAPKFPSSLPVRLLLRHHRRTGAPESLRMATETLRGMATGGIYDQLGGGFHRYATDARWLVPHFEKMLYDNALLAVAYAEGFQATGDPMFARVARETCDYLLRELALSEGGFASATDADSEGEEGRFFVWTARELRERLGGEAERFMAHHGATEAGNFEGANVLFVPRPDEAEHAALSPARARLLEARARRPAPLRDDKVLASWNGLALSALAVCGRILGEPGWLAAASRCAGFLLGALRPEGRLLRSWRAGRAAVPGTLEDHAFLAQGLLDLHEATFDPRWLGASLALCAELGRFADPRGGWFATAADAERLIAREKPSRDGAEPSGASVAAQVLLRLAALTGRAPLRAEAERALRAAAPLLEEHPLTLTEMLVAVELAAAPPREIVLVWPAGEPPPAALLGELARHYLPEAARTGAAEGEPLARLAALAPLVEGRTCVGGRAAAYVCEGGACKLPATDVQGLRAALA, encoded by the coding sequence ATGGAACCGCTCCCCGGCGCCGCCCCCTTCCCTCCCGAGCTCGCCCGCCGCCTCGAGGCGGCGCTCGGCGCGATGGGCCCCTCGTACGGGCCCCGCACCCACCACCTCGAGGCGGACGGCCGGCCGCGCTACGCGAACCGGCTGCTCCTCGAGTCGAGCCCGTACCTCCTCCAGCACGCGCACAACCCGGTCTCCTGGCGCCCCTGGGGCGACGAGGCCTTCGAGGAGGCGCGCCGGAGCGGCCGCCCCGTCTTCCTCTCGGTCGGCTACAGCACCTGCCACTGGTGCCACGTGATGGAGGCGGAGTCCTTCGAGGATCTGGAGGTCGCCGAGGCGCTCAACCGGGACTTCGTCTGCGTCAAGGTGGACCGCGAGGAGCGGCCCGACGTGGACGCGGTCTACATGACCGCCGTCCAGGCGCTCCACGGCTCCGGCGGCTGGCCGATGAGCGTCTGGCTCACCGCGGATCGCGAGCCGTTCTTCGGCGGCACCTACTTCCCCGCCCGCGACGGCGACCGGCCCGGCGCGCGGGGGTTCCTCTCCATCCTCCGGGAGCTCGGGGAGGTCTGGCGGCGCGAGCCGGAGCGGGTGCGCCGCGCGCAGGCCTCGCTCACCGCGGTGGTGCGCGAGGCGCTCGAGGCGGCGCCGCCGCCCGCCCCCGACCTGCCCGGCCCGGCGCTCGTCGAGCGCGCCGTCTCGGCCTGCCAGCGCGGCTTCGATCCCGCGCACGGCGGCCTGCGCGGCGCCCCCAAGTTCCCCTCCAGCCTGCCGGTCCGGCTCCTCCTGCGCCACCACCGCCGCACCGGCGCGCCGGAGAGCCTGCGGATGGCGACGGAGACGCTCCGCGGCATGGCCACGGGCGGCATCTACGACCAGCTCGGCGGCGGGTTCCACCGCTACGCGACCGACGCGCGCTGGCTCGTGCCCCACTTCGAGAAGATGCTCTACGACAACGCGCTCCTCGCCGTCGCCTACGCGGAGGGGTTCCAGGCGACCGGCGACCCCATGTTCGCGCGGGTGGCGCGGGAGACCTGCGACTACCTGCTGCGCGAGCTCGCGCTGTCCGAGGGCGGCTTCGCCTCGGCCACCGACGCCGACTCGGAGGGCGAGGAGGGGCGCTTCTTCGTCTGGACCGCGCGCGAGCTGCGGGAGCGGCTCGGAGGCGAGGCGGAGCGGTTCATGGCGCACCACGGCGCGACCGAGGCCGGGAACTTCGAGGGGGCGAACGTGCTCTTCGTGCCCCGGCCGGACGAGGCCGAGCACGCCGCGCTCTCGCCGGCCCGCGCCCGGCTCCTCGAGGCCCGTGCCCGCCGACCCGCGCCGCTCCGGGACGACAAGGTGCTCGCCTCGTGGAACGGGCTCGCCCTCTCGGCGCTCGCGGTCTGCGGCCGGATCCTCGGCGAGCCGGGCTGGCTCGCGGCGGCGTCGCGCTGCGCCGGGTTCCTCCTCGGCGCGCTCCGGCCGGAGGGCCGGCTCCTCCGCAGCTGGCGCGCCGGACGGGCCGCCGTGCCGGGCACGCTCGAGGACCACGCCTTCCTGGCCCAGGGGCTGCTCGACCTGCACGAGGCCACCTTCGACCCCCGCTGGCTGGGGGCGTCGCTCGCGCTCTGCGCCGAGCTCGGCCGCTTCGCCGACCCGCGGGGCGGCTGGTTCGCGACCGCCGCGGACGCGGAGCGGCTCATCGCCCGCGAGAAGCCCTCGCGCGATGGGGCCGAGCCCTCGGGCGCCTCGGTGGCCGCGCAGGTGCTGCTCCGGCTCGCGGCGCTCACCGGCCGGGCGCCGCTCCGCGCCGAGGCGGAGCGCGCGCTCCGGGCCGCCGCGCCCCTGCTCGAGGAGCACCCGCTCACCCTGACCGAGATGCTGGTGGCGGTCGAGCTCGCCGCCGCGCCGCCGCGCGAGATCGTCCTGGTCTGGCCGGCGGGGGAGCCGCCGCCGGCGGCGCT